One stretch of Bosea vaviloviae DNA includes these proteins:
- the minC gene encoding septum site-determining protein MinC, whose protein sequence is MTAVLTKPRPIRLKGRSYLALTLTPELPLEDWLVRLDELAALSAGFFLRRPVVLDIEGIELDRSQLRDLVSELCARNVRIMGIEGARTSLLGADLPPAISGGRSTSDIEAPVAEPIKEAVVSESIIRSDPLPIKTTPSIIVTQPVRSGQSLFFPEGDVTVIGSVASGAEVVAGGSIHIYGTLRGRALAGTMGNASARIFCSKLEAELLAIDGFYKTAEDMEPETRGKAVQIWLEGETFKVGSLA, encoded by the coding sequence ATGACCGCCGTGTTAACGAAACCCAGGCCGATCCGCCTCAAGGGGCGCTCCTACCTTGCGCTCACGCTGACCCCCGAGCTGCCCCTCGAGGACTGGCTGGTGCGGCTCGATGAGCTGGCTGCGCTGTCCGCCGGGTTCTTCCTGAGGCGGCCGGTGGTGCTCGATATCGAAGGCATCGAGCTCGACCGTTCGCAGCTCCGCGATCTTGTCAGCGAGCTATGCGCTCGCAACGTGCGAATCATGGGCATTGAAGGCGCGCGCACCTCATTGCTCGGCGCGGATCTGCCGCCCGCGATATCAGGCGGGCGCTCGACATCGGACATCGAAGCGCCGGTCGCTGAGCCAATCAAGGAAGCCGTCGTGTCCGAGAGCATCATTCGCTCCGACCCGCTGCCAATCAAGACCACGCCTTCGATCATCGTGACCCAGCCCGTACGCTCGGGTCAGTCGCTGTTCTTTCCCGAGGGCGACGTCACCGTCATCGGATCGGTCGCATCCGGCGCGGAAGTCGTCGCGGGAGGTTCGATCCATATCTACGGCACGCTCCGGGGACGAGCGCTGGCCGGCACGATGGGCAACGCGTCCGCGCGCATCTTCTGCAGCAAGCTCGAAGCGGAACTCCTCGCCATCGACGGCTTCTACAAGACGGCCGAGGACATGGAACCCGAAACGCGCGGCAAGGCCGTCCAGATCTGGCTCGAAGGCGAAACGTTCAAGGTCGGATCGCTCGCCTAG
- the minD gene encoding septum site-determining protein MinD: MGKVIVVTSGKGGVGKTTSSAALGAALAKSGDKVVVVDFDVGLRNLDLVMGAERRVVYDLVNVIQGEAKLTQALIRDKRVETLYLLPASQTRDKDNLTPEGVEKVVNALKSVFDWVICDSPAGIERGATLAMRHADVAIVVTNPEVSSVRDSDRIIGLLDSKTLKAENGEHMEKHLLLTRYDSARAERGDMLKVDDVLEILSIPLLGIIPESMDVLRASNLGSPVTLADDRSAPSIAYFEAARRLKGENLPIMIPGEKRGFFGKIFGRKAA, encoded by the coding sequence ATGGGCAAAGTCATCGTGGTCACATCCGGCAAAGGCGGCGTTGGCAAAACGACGTCCTCCGCGGCGCTGGGGGCTGCTCTTGCAAAGAGCGGCGACAAGGTCGTGGTCGTGGATTTCGATGTCGGCCTGCGCAATCTCGATCTCGTCATGGGCGCCGAAAGAAGGGTGGTCTATGACCTCGTCAACGTGATCCAGGGCGAAGCCAAGCTGACGCAGGCGCTCATCCGCGACAAGCGGGTCGAGACGCTTTACCTGCTGCCGGCCTCCCAGACGCGCGACAAGGACAATCTCACGCCTGAGGGCGTCGAGAAGGTCGTCAATGCCCTGAAGAGCGTCTTCGATTGGGTCATCTGCGACAGCCCGGCCGGTATCGAGCGCGGCGCGACGCTGGCCATGCGCCATGCCGACGTGGCCATCGTCGTGACCAATCCGGAGGTCTCCTCGGTGCGCGATTCCGACCGCATCATCGGCCTGCTCGATTCCAAGACGCTCAAGGCCGAGAACGGCGAGCATATGGAGAAGCATCTCCTGCTCACCCGCTACGACTCGGCCCGCGCCGAACGTGGCGACATGCTGAAGGTGGACGACGTCCTCGAAATCCTGTCGATCCCGCTGCTCGGCATCATCCCGGAAAGCATGGATGTGCTGCGCGCATCCAATCTCGGCTCTCCCGTCACCCTGGCCGATGATCGCAGCGCGCCGTCGATCGCCTATTTCGAGGCGGCGCGCCGGCTCAAGGGTGAAAACCTGCCGATCATGATTCCGGGCGAAAAGCGCGGCTTCTTCGGCAAGATCTTCGGAAGGAAAGCGGCATGA
- the minE gene encoding cell division topological specificity factor MinE yields the protein MNLRRLFSRTQSAPAARERLKVLLAHERAAVGDSDLVSKLRDEILRAISMHMQIDHDKVTVKMERGAQYSTLAVDVEIPFDAAKKAA from the coding sequence ATGAATTTGCGTCGCCTGTTCTCCCGCACCCAGTCGGCCCCGGCCGCCCGCGAGCGATTGAAGGTTCTCCTCGCCCATGAGCGCGCGGCGGTTGGTGATTCCGACCTGGTGTCCAAGCTGCGGGACGAAATCCTGCGCGCCATCTCGATGCACATGCAGATCGATCACGACAAGGTCACCGTGAAGATGGAGCGCGGTGCGCAATATTCGACGCTCGCCGTCGATGTCGAGATCCCGTTCGACGCGGCCAAGAAGGCGGCCTGA
- a CDS encoding ABC transporter permease, protein MTAPAIRSPAREFWRRFRRRHTALLAAAIIALIVFAAAFAPYIAPYDPATADYDALLQAPTWAHLAGTDSYGRDILSRIIWGGRVSLAVGLISAFAGGFIGTIMGLVSGWSGGWVDALLMRLCDVLFAFPGLLLAIAVVALLGPGVGNVIWAVAVFSVPVFARLVRGSTLVLKQTQYVQAARSIGVSRFRLILHHILPGALPAVIVYMSLRIGSAILVGAALSFIGLGAQPPSSEWGAMLADGRSYLGVADHLTLFPGLAIFVVVLCFNILGDGLRDALNQKLQ, encoded by the coding sequence ATGACAGCGCCCGCCATCCGCTCGCCTGCTCGGGAATTCTGGCGGCGTTTTCGCCGCAGGCACACAGCGCTTCTGGCCGCCGCCATCATTGCTCTCATCGTCTTTGCAGCGGCGTTCGCGCCGTATATCGCGCCTTACGATCCGGCGACCGCCGACTACGATGCGCTCCTGCAAGCCCCGACCTGGGCCCATCTTGCCGGAACCGACTCCTATGGCCGCGACATCCTCAGCCGGATCATCTGGGGAGGCCGTGTCTCACTGGCGGTGGGCTTGATCTCGGCCTTTGCCGGCGGCTTCATCGGCACGATCATGGGGCTTGTCAGCGGTTGGAGCGGCGGCTGGGTCGACGCTTTGCTGATGCGGCTATGCGACGTGCTGTTCGCCTTTCCCGGTCTCCTGCTGGCCATCGCCGTGGTGGCGCTGCTGGGGCCAGGAGTGGGGAATGTCATCTGGGCGGTGGCCGTGTTCAGCGTGCCGGTTTTCGCCCGGCTCGTCCGCGGCAGCACCTTGGTGCTGAAGCAGACCCAGTATGTTCAGGCGGCCCGCAGCATCGGCGTGTCCAGGTTCAGGCTGATCCTTCACCATATCCTGCCCGGAGCCCTGCCGGCCGTGATCGTCTATATGAGCCTGCGCATCGGCTCGGCGATCCTCGTCGGTGCGGCGCTGTCCTTCATTGGGCTGGGGGCGCAACCGCCAAGCTCCGAATGGGGCGCCATGCTGGCGGATGGGCGCAGCTACCTCGGTGTCGCCGATCACCTGACCCTGTTTCCGGGCCTCGCCATTTTCGTCGTCGTCCTCTGCTTCAACATCCTCGGCGACGGCCTGCGCGATGCCCTGAACCAGAAGCTGCAATGA
- a CDS encoding ABC transporter permease subunit has product MPVFFLKRLIGAVPVLFAVSLFVFGFVRLLPGDPARLVAGADATEQEVASAREALGLDRPIWQQYLRYAGATLHGDFGISSRTHEPVIAVIGARFLPTLWLTLAAMGWATLTGGLLGVWAGVKRGRWQDQAAMLVAIGGLSFPGFWLGLLLIDLFSVHLGWLPTGGYDGWRSLLMPSFTLGVGVAAVLARFTRSAFVDVAGEDFVRTARSKGLTERRVIWRHAARNALIPVVTLTGLEFGTLLGGAIVVETVFAWPGLGRLLVDSISFRDYPVIQALILLLSAEFVLINLVVDLLYGVLNPAIRLRS; this is encoded by the coding sequence ATGCCCGTCTTCTTCCTGAAGCGGCTCATCGGCGCGGTGCCGGTGCTGTTTGCCGTGTCGCTGTTCGTATTCGGCTTCGTCAGGCTGCTGCCGGGCGATCCGGCGCGGCTGGTGGCCGGCGCGGATGCGACGGAACAGGAGGTGGCATCCGCGCGCGAAGCGCTCGGGCTCGACCGGCCGATCTGGCAGCAGTACCTGCGTTACGCCGGAGCGACCCTTCACGGCGATTTCGGCATCTCGAGCCGCACGCATGAGCCGGTGATCGCGGTTATCGGGGCGCGCTTCCTGCCGACCCTGTGGCTCACTCTGGCAGCGATGGGGTGGGCAACCCTGACGGGAGGCCTGCTCGGCGTCTGGGCCGGGGTCAAACGCGGGCGATGGCAGGACCAGGCGGCCATGCTGGTGGCGATCGGCGGCCTGTCCTTTCCCGGCTTTTGGCTCGGGCTGCTGCTGATCGATCTGTTTTCAGTGCACCTCGGCTGGCTGCCGACCGGTGGCTATGACGGATGGCGTTCGCTGCTCATGCCCTCCTTCACGCTCGGCGTCGGAGTGGCTGCGGTGCTTGCCCGCTTCACGCGCTCGGCCTTCGTCGATGTCGCCGGCGAAGATTTTGTCCGCACGGCGCGCAGCAAGGGCCTGACCGAACGCCGCGTGATCTGGCGCCACGCGGCGCGCAACGCCTTGATCCCGGTCGTGACCCTGACGGGGCTGGAATTCGGGACGCTGCTGGGCGGCGCGATCGTGGTCGAGACGGTGTTCGCCTGGCCGGGCCTGGGCCGTCTGCTCGTCGACAGCATCTCCTTCCGCGACTACCCCGTGATCCAGGCGCTGATCCTGCTCCTGTCCGCCGAGTTCGTGCTGATAAACCTCGTGGTCGACCTCCTCTACGGCGTGCTGAACCCTGCGATCCGGTTGCGATCATGA
- a CDS encoding ABC transporter ATP-binding protein, which translates to MAEPELLDVQDLSVSFPDDRGRTTVVRSLGLTVRPGETVALVGESGSGKSVASLAITRLLDYGPGRIDTGRILYRDNDGKVRDLAQEDAETMRGLRGPEIAMVFQQPMSSLNPVMRIGDQIAEAIVQHRQLDWTAALAEAQRLLERVRIPDANRQLRSYPFEISGGMRQRAMIAIALASQPRLLIADEPTTALDVTVQAQVLRLLRELQRDLGTGLLFITHDMGVVAELADRVVVMRAGERLEEGEVGALFATPSHPYTRSLLAAVPVLGSLNDEALPVPFPEPPAPTGPQDTVAAAAPVLEVRDLVTRFDIRGMLGRVRARVHAVEQVSLEIRPGETLALVGESGCGKSTLGRSIVRLEEPSSGRILFRGQDVLAAAANSAADSAMRRGIQYVFQDPFSALDPRLTVGFSVAEPIRTHGLLEGTAVIRRVEELLELVGLPRAFVSRYPHELSGGQCQRVGIARALASEPRLIIADEAVAALDVSIRAQIVNLLMDLQRKLGLACLFISHDMAVVERISHRVAVMYLGQIVEIGPRQAVLASPQHAYTRRLLNAVPVPDPSRHREEVAIDDSEVPSPLRALDDVPEVAPLVQVGPEHYVARHRVGGLY; encoded by the coding sequence ATGGCCGAGCCGGAACTGCTCGACGTTCAGGATCTCTCTGTCAGCTTTCCCGACGACAGAGGCCGCACAACCGTGGTTCGCAGCCTTGGGCTGACGGTCAGGCCGGGCGAGACCGTGGCGCTGGTGGGTGAGTCAGGCTCCGGCAAGTCCGTCGCCTCGCTGGCGATCACCCGGCTTCTCGACTATGGGCCCGGCCGGATCGATACGGGCCGCATCCTCTATCGCGATAATGACGGCAAGGTCCGCGACCTCGCGCAGGAAGATGCGGAGACGATGCGGGGGCTGCGCGGCCCCGAGATCGCCATGGTGTTCCAGCAGCCGATGAGTTCGCTCAACCCGGTCATGCGGATCGGCGACCAGATCGCCGAGGCCATCGTGCAGCACCGCCAGCTCGACTGGACGGCGGCTCTCGCCGAGGCGCAGCGCCTGCTCGAGCGTGTCCGCATCCCCGATGCAAACCGGCAGTTGCGCTCCTATCCGTTCGAGATTTCGGGCGGCATGCGGCAGCGCGCGATGATCGCCATCGCGCTGGCGAGCCAGCCGCGGCTTCTCATCGCGGACGAGCCGACGACGGCTCTCGACGTGACGGTTCAGGCGCAGGTGCTGCGCCTGCTGCGCGAACTCCAGCGCGACCTCGGCACCGGCCTGCTCTTCATCACCCATGACATGGGCGTCGTCGCCGAACTCGCCGACCGCGTCGTGGTGATGCGTGCCGGCGAACGTCTCGAAGAGGGCGAGGTCGGCGCGCTCTTCGCCACGCCTTCCCACCCCTATACGCGCAGCCTGCTCGCCGCCGTGCCGGTGCTCGGCAGCCTCAATGACGAGGCCCTGCCGGTGCCGTTCCCGGAACCGCCTGCGCCGACCGGGCCGCAGGATACCGTGGCAGCCGCAGCGCCGGTGCTGGAGGTGCGCGATCTCGTCACGCGCTTCGACATCAGGGGCATGTTGGGCCGCGTCCGGGCCCGGGTCCACGCCGTCGAGCAGGTGAGCCTCGAGATCCGCCCCGGCGAGACGCTCGCGCTGGTCGGCGAGAGCGGCTGCGGCAAGAGCACGCTCGGGCGCAGCATCGTGCGTCTCGAAGAGCCGTCCTCGGGGCGCATCCTGTTCCGGGGCCAGGATGTTCTCGCCGCGGCCGCCAACAGCGCTGCAGACAGCGCGATGCGGCGCGGCATCCAATATGTCTTCCAGGATCCGTTCAGCGCGCTCGATCCGCGTCTCACGGTCGGCTTCTCCGTGGCGGAGCCGATACGCACTCATGGCCTCCTCGAGGGCACGGCCGTCATCCGCCGGGTCGAGGAGCTGCTCGAACTCGTCGGCCTCCCGCGCGCCTTCGTCTCGCGCTATCCTCACGAGCTCTCCGGCGGCCAGTGCCAGCGCGTCGGGATCGCGCGTGCGCTGGCCTCGGAGCCGCGATTGATCATCGCCGACGAGGCGGTCGCGGCGCTCGACGTGTCGATCCGCGCGCAGATCGTCAACCTGTTGATGGATTTGCAGCGAAAGCTCGGCCTCGCCTGCCTGTTCATCTCCCACGACATGGCGGTGGTCGAGCGGATAAGCCACCGTGTCGCGGTGATGTATCTCGGGCAGATCGTCGAAATCGGACCACGTCAGGCGGTGCTCGCCTCGCCACAGCACGCCTATACGCGTCGCTTGCTCAACGCCGTGCCGGTTCCCGATCCCTCGCGTCATCGCGAGGAGGTCGCGATCGACGACAGCGAAGTGCCAAGCCCGCTGCGGGCATTGGACGACGTGCCGGAGGTGGCCCCGCTGGTTCAGGTCGGGCCCGAGCATTATGTCGCCCGGCACCGCGTGGGAGGTCTCTATTGA
- a CDS encoding glutathione ABC transporter substrate-binding protein has product MPISFARISTAFRSLAVVAALGLAGPSLAAGQITVGVGDNILGLDPTDLNDSVSLSASRLFFQGLYGFDRELKLVPVLAESSEVNSDSTQYTVHLRRDVKFHDGTSFDAAAVKLNYDRLRDPANHLKRQSLLEAVDKVEVVDEFTIRLVLKAPSGVLLNYLAHTGASILSPKAIAQYGAELSRHPVGTGPFVFTSWTPDTLKAARNPQYWRQGLPRLDGVTIRSVPESGARLALLRSGEAQFVFPLPPETVQLIERDERLAIDKTPSIVIQYVALNTRKKPFDDPRVRQALNYAIDKTAFIKVVYNGFGIPMDAPVAPGIAFYSKQGVWPYDPAKARQLLAEAGYPNGFETEIWNFSNTLNNRASQFLQQQLAVVGVKVAVNPLEAGVATTRLWGAKTPEEAEVRMFFGSWAPSTGDADWALRPLLSSRSYPPALYNLAYFKNDAVDAALLKGLSTADPAERKTAYDAAQKVVWQEAPWIFLSVNTLVAGRDKRLTGLTQQPDTALTYEEADLK; this is encoded by the coding sequence ATGCCGATATCGTTCGCTCGTATCAGCACTGCCTTTCGGTCTTTGGCCGTGGTCGCCGCGCTGGGGCTTGCCGGCCCGTCGCTTGCGGCCGGGCAGATCACGGTCGGCGTCGGCGACAACATCCTCGGCCTCGACCCGACCGATCTCAATGACTCGGTCTCGCTCTCGGCCAGCCGGCTTTTCTTCCAGGGGCTCTATGGCTTCGACCGCGAGCTGAAGCTTGTTCCGGTGCTGGCCGAGAGCAGCGAGGTCAACAGCGACTCGACCCAGTACACCGTCCACCTGCGGCGCGACGTCAAATTCCACGACGGCACATCCTTCGATGCCGCCGCGGTCAAGCTGAACTACGACCGGCTGCGCGACCCGGCCAACCATCTCAAGCGCCAGAGCCTGCTGGAAGCCGTCGACAAGGTCGAGGTCGTCGATGAATTCACCATCCGTCTCGTCCTGAAGGCGCCATCGGGCGTGCTGCTCAACTATCTCGCCCATACCGGGGCTTCCATCCTGAGCCCCAAGGCCATCGCGCAATACGGGGCCGAGCTATCGCGCCATCCGGTCGGCACCGGTCCCTTTGTCTTCACCAGCTGGACGCCCGACACGCTCAAGGCCGCGCGCAACCCGCAATACTGGCGTCAGGGCCTGCCGCGCCTCGACGGCGTCACGATCCGCAGCGTGCCCGAAAGCGGCGCAAGGCTGGCCCTGCTGCGTTCGGGCGAAGCGCAGTTCGTGTTTCCGCTGCCGCCCGAGACGGTGCAGCTCATCGAGCGCGACGAGCGCCTCGCCATCGACAAGACGCCGTCGATCGTGATCCAGTATGTCGCTCTCAACACCCGCAAGAAGCCGTTCGACGATCCGCGCGTCAGGCAGGCCCTGAACTACGCGATCGACAAGACGGCTTTCATCAAGGTCGTCTATAACGGCTTCGGCATCCCCATGGATGCGCCGGTGGCGCCGGGAATCGCCTTCTACAGCAAGCAGGGTGTCTGGCCTTATGATCCCGCCAAGGCCAGGCAATTGCTGGCGGAAGCGGGCTATCCGAACGGATTCGAGACCGAGATCTGGAATTTCAGCAACACGCTGAACAACCGGGCCTCGCAGTTCCTGCAGCAGCAGCTCGCCGTCGTCGGCGTGAAGGTCGCGGTCAATCCGCTCGAGGCCGGCGTCGCGACCACGCGGCTCTGGGGCGCCAAGACCCCGGAGGAAGCCGAGGTGCGCATGTTCTTCGGCAGCTGGGCGCCTTCGACCGGTGACGCCGACTGGGCGCTGCGGCCGCTGCTGTCGAGCCGCAGCTATCCGCCGGCGCTCTATAATCTGGCCTATTTCAAGAACGACGCGGTCGATGCAGCGCTTCTGAAGGGGCTGTCCACCGCCGATCCCGCGGAGCGCAAGACCGCCTATGACGCAGCCCAGAAAGTGGTCTGGCAAGAGGCGCCTTGGATCTTCCTCTCGGTCAACACGCTGGTGGCCGGTCGCGACAAGCGCCTGACAGGTCTCACCCAGCAGCCCGATACGGCGCTGACCTATGAGGAAGCAGACCTGAAATAG
- a CDS encoding M81 family metallopeptidase encodes MRIAVLQFAHETVTFLPNDTTREDFIYPGSPVSGEALLATDPKGYMGGFVQVAREYADVELIGITSPLWPRTGTGSGWITRDAYEHFLGIMIAELKAQQSLDGVYLALHGALAVRGVPRPEADIARRVREVVGRQVFISATFDPHGNEDEAFLQQADMAFTVKYFPHYDMHLQGERAARMLVRAIRGSFKPLHRTVRIPIIAPTVVMWTGASPWSDLIQRALIWEAREPDVFVNVFFGFPWSDVPDAGMGLQVLTNNDPALADRVIRDMAEWTWRRREALLNTVKIHTMKQGVALAREAVTSGKAPVVLADYSDRSGYATWLLQAIITDRLERTLIATIASPDIIRSMLAAGAKPGDAFDAEIGGLFDESAGEPVRISGTIRYLSHATTARGTGNEWICVGFGKGNVVVLSPYLVQIMEPSELWQLGFKPDEFDVIAIKSRVHFRRGFDDSGFAPTLLLVEPPQPFMGTVHLQALPYEHLTLMDYYPYGNPSFPPADWG; translated from the coding sequence ATGCGTATCGCTGTCCTGCAATTCGCCCATGAGACCGTCACCTTCCTCCCCAACGACACGACGCGGGAGGATTTCATCTATCCGGGCTCCCCAGTGAGCGGCGAGGCGCTGCTCGCCACCGATCCGAAGGGCTATATGGGCGGCTTCGTACAGGTCGCGCGCGAATATGCCGATGTCGAGCTGATCGGCATCACCTCCCCGCTCTGGCCGCGCACCGGCACGGGATCGGGTTGGATCACCCGGGATGCCTACGAGCATTTCCTCGGCATCATGATCGCGGAACTGAAGGCGCAGCAGAGCCTCGACGGCGTCTATCTGGCGCTTCACGGAGCATTGGCGGTGCGCGGCGTGCCGCGCCCCGAAGCCGATATCGCGCGGCGCGTCCGCGAGGTGGTCGGCAGGCAAGTCTTCATCTCCGCGACCTTCGATCCCCATGGCAATGAGGACGAGGCGTTTCTGCAGCAGGCCGACATGGCCTTCACCGTCAAATACTTCCCCCATTACGACATGCACCTGCAGGGCGAGCGCGCGGCGCGCATGCTGGTCAGGGCGATCCGCGGCAGCTTCAAACCGTTGCATCGCACGGTCCGGATTCCGATCATCGCGCCGACCGTCGTGATGTGGACCGGCGCCTCGCCCTGGTCCGACCTCATCCAGCGGGCGCTGATCTGGGAGGCGCGGGAGCCCGATGTCTTCGTCAATGTGTTCTTCGGCTTTCCCTGGTCGGACGTGCCCGATGCCGGGATGGGGCTCCAGGTCCTGACCAATAACGACCCGGCCCTTGCCGACCGCGTCATCCGCGACATGGCGGAATGGACCTGGCGGCGGCGCGAGGCGCTGCTCAATACCGTCAAGATCCACACGATGAAGCAGGGCGTCGCACTGGCTCGCGAGGCCGTGACATCAGGCAAAGCCCCCGTCGTGCTCGCCGATTATAGCGACCGCTCGGGCTACGCGACCTGGCTGCTGCAGGCGATCATCACTGACAGGCTCGAACGGACCCTGATCGCCACGATCGCCTCGCCCGACATCATTCGTTCGATGCTGGCGGCCGGCGCCAAGCCGGGCGATGCGTTCGACGCGGAGATCGGCGGCCTGTTCGATGAATCGGCCGGCGAGCCCGTCCGCATCTCCGGGACGATACGCTATCTCAGCCATGCCACGACGGCACGAGGCACTGGCAATGAATGGATCTGCGTCGGTTTCGGCAAGGGCAATGTCGTGGTGCTGAGCCCCTATCTCGTCCAGATCATGGAGCCGTCGGAGCTCTGGCAGCTCGGCTTCAAGCCTGATGAATTCGATGTGATCGCGATCAAGTCGCGCGTGCATTTCCGCCGGGGCTTCGACGACAGCGGTTTTGCCCCGACGCTCCTTCTGGTCGAACCACCGCAACCGTTCATGGGCACGGTGCATCTCCAGGCGCTGCCCTACGAACATCTTACGCTGATGGACTATTATCCCTACGGCAACCCAAGCTTTCCGCCGGCGGATTGGGGCTAG
- a CDS encoding ABC transporter substrate-binding protein: MRRRTFLGAAAGAAVSALAKPSLAQPAKVLKFVPESDVAIVDPVWTTATVTRNHGYLVFDTLYGQTSDYNIEPQMVAGHTIEDDGKLWRLTLREGLRFHDGEPVRAQDVVPSVRRFAARDAFGRALMDATDELSAESDRVVKFRLKRPFPLLPAALGKTGTSMPCIMPERFAVTDPNKQVTEMVGSGPFRFKADERVSGALTVYEKFSGYVPRPGGSASFTAGPKHVFFDRVEWRIMPDPSTAANALSAGEIDWWQNPTPDLLGVLKRKAGVKIEGLDPAGGIGCLRFNCLHPPFDNPAIRRALLGAIDQVEYMTAVAGDERSMWKDHVGVFSPDTPLATTAGTEVLVGKRDFEKVKRELAAAGYKGERVVMLDPTDYPSTHALAMVAADALQKCGMNVDLVSSDWGTVVQRRASRQPTDKGGWNIFFTYLNGTNNFDPASQLGIRGNGDQAWFGWPKSQRLEELRAEWFVAKDLAAQKAICAEIQKQFFTDVPYIPLGAYYEKTAYRGLTGMRNGFAQFYDVKPA; encoded by the coding sequence ATGAGGCGTCGTACATTTCTTGGCGCCGCGGCCGGTGCCGCCGTCTCCGCGCTCGCGAAGCCCAGCCTTGCACAGCCGGCGAAGGTGCTGAAATTCGTGCCTGAGTCGGATGTTGCGATTGTCGACCCGGTCTGGACGACCGCGACGGTGACGCGCAACCACGGCTATCTCGTCTTCGATACGCTCTACGGGCAGACCAGCGACTATAATATCGAGCCGCAGATGGTGGCCGGCCATACGATCGAGGATGACGGCAAGCTGTGGCGGCTGACTTTGCGCGAGGGCTTGCGTTTCCACGACGGCGAGCCGGTGCGCGCGCAGGATGTCGTGCCGAGCGTGCGCCGCTTCGCCGCCCGCGACGCCTTCGGTCGCGCCTTGATGGATGCGACTGACGAGCTGTCGGCTGAATCGGACCGCGTCGTGAAATTCCGCCTGAAACGGCCTTTCCCGTTGCTGCCGGCTGCGCTCGGCAAGACCGGAACCTCCATGCCGTGCATCATGCCGGAACGCTTCGCGGTCACCGATCCCAATAAGCAGGTGACGGAGATGGTCGGCAGCGGCCCGTTCCGCTTCAAGGCCGACGAGCGGGTTTCCGGCGCGCTGACGGTCTATGAGAAGTTCAGCGGCTACGTCCCACGGCCGGGCGGCTCCGCCAGCTTTACCGCAGGTCCCAAGCACGTCTTCTTCGACCGCGTCGAATGGCGCATCATGCCCGACCCTTCGACGGCGGCTAATGCACTCAGCGCCGGCGAAATCGATTGGTGGCAGAACCCGACACCGGACCTGCTGGGTGTGCTGAAGCGCAAGGCTGGGGTCAAGATCGAAGGGCTCGATCCGGCTGGCGGCATCGGCTGCCTGCGCTTCAACTGCCTGCATCCGCCTTTCGACAATCCCGCCATCCGGCGGGCCCTGCTCGGCGCCATCGACCAGGTCGAATACATGACTGCGGTCGCCGGCGACGAACGCTCGATGTGGAAGGACCATGTCGGCGTCTTCAGCCCCGACACGCCGCTGGCGACGACGGCCGGAACCGAGGTCCTGGTCGGCAAGCGGGATTTCGAGAAGGTCAAACGCGAACTCGCGGCGGCCGGCTACAAGGGCGAGCGCGTGGTGATGCTCGATCCGACCGATTATCCCTCGACCCATGCGCTGGCGATGGTGGCGGCCGATGCGCTGCAGAAATGCGGCATGAACGTGGATCTGGTCTCGAGCGACTGGGGCACCGTGGTCCAGCGCCGCGCCAGCCGGCAGCCCACCGACAAGGGCGGCTGGAATATCTTCTTCACCTATCTGAACGGCACCAACAATTTCGATCCGGCGAGCCAGCTCGGCATCCGCGGCAATGGCGACCAGGCCTGGTTCGGCTGGCCGAAATCGCAGCGCCTGGAAGAGCTGCGCGCCGAGTGGTTCGTCGCCAAGGATCTTGCGGCCCAGAAGGCAATCTGCGCCGAGATCCAGAAACAGTTCTTCACCGACGTGCCCTATATCCCGCTCGGCGCCTATTACGAGAAGACGGCCTATCGCGGGCTGACCGGCATGCGCAACGGTTTCGCCCAGTTCTACGACGTGAAGCCGGCGTGA